A single window of Haliotis asinina isolate JCU_RB_2024 chromosome 5, JCU_Hal_asi_v2, whole genome shotgun sequence DNA harbors:
- the LOC137283231 gene encoding uncharacterized protein — MVGMSGDTDTDNLVGIPPPIPVPVQKHLELSNTTEIFFDLEATGLAIGNLISFLSKSEGNVLIGHNIKLYDCPLFFNALLASGYALQFSKHVHGFPDTLQLFKLSNPGLKSYSQAALFKNIVGSDYFAHDALTDALALQMYSACHASLEAKILSTFCLKYCTDSLARSKAIQANLQSLQHLVCEKVLSKNIARKIASSGLCFDHLKVVYKRQGYVGLSNVLSEKYQNKCRVTSSQKIAQSLSHYFCKGTI, encoded by the exons ATGGTTGGTATGTCTGgggacactgacactgacaaccTTGTTGGTATTCCCCCACCAATTCCTGTACCTGTCCAGAAACATCTTGAGCTCAGCAACACCACAgagatattctttgatcttgaagcTACTGGCTTAG CTATTGGAAACCTGATTTCCTTTCTTAGCAAAAGTGAAGGCAATGTTTTGATTGGGCACAATATTAAGTTATATGATTGTCCATTATTTTTTAATGCTTTACTTGCCAGTGGTTATGCACtacaattttcaaaacatgtgCATGGTTTTCCAGATACACTTCAGCTGTTCAAGTTGTCAAATCCTGGACTTAAATCATACTCTCAGGCTGCgttgtttaaaaatattgtgGGAAGTGATTATTTTGCACATGATGCCTTGACAGATGCCTTGGCACTGCAAATGTATTCAGCTTGTCATGCTTCTCTTGAAGCAAAGATCCTGTCTACTTTTTGTCTGAAGTACTGTACAGACTCCTTGGCTCGATCTAAAGCTATTCAAGCTAATCTTCAAAGCCTTCAGCACCTAGTGTGTGAAAAGGTTTTGTCAAAAAACATAGCCAGAAAGATAGCATCTAGTGGCCTTTGCTTTGACCACTTGAAAGTGGTGTACAAGAGACAGGGATATGTTGGATTATCTAATGTGTTATCTGAGAAGTACCAGAACAAATGCAGAGTAACAAGCTCTCAGAAGATTGCACAGTCTCTTTCTCACTACTTTTGCAAAGGTACAATTTGA